A region of Anolis carolinensis isolate JA03-04 unplaced genomic scaffold, rAnoCar3.1.pri scaffold_7, whole genome shotgun sequence DNA encodes the following proteins:
- the zbtb43 gene encoding zinc finger and BTB domain-containing protein 43, translated as MEPGTNCFRVEFPDFSSTILQKLNQQRQQGQLCDVSIVVQGHLFRAHKAVLAASSPYFCDQVLLKNSRRIVLPDVMNPRVFENILLSTYTGRLVMPAPEIVSYLTAASFLQMWHVVDKCTEVLEGNPSVLCQKLNRTSDHQSPSSSNYNGLVESFEQADFHKVQELRDGENEEESSKDELLSQLTEHEYLPSNSSTEHDGLSTGMTSQDGEEGVSDSADYQYTRPLYSKPSIMSHKRWIHVKTERFVQDCEAVEVHGPYDEQQVSESINTVQADHTVQTSAPEDLRITEKKGEREYGERANEGSYDEQVDFYGSSMEEFSGDRADGTLSLQRQDVAGYGESVDATPGIKEENALSGFSTADKLYPCQCGKSFTHKSQRDRHMGMHLGLRPYGCGVCGKKFKMKHHLVGHMKIHTGIKPYECNICGKRFMWRDSFHRHVTSCTKSYQACKVEQNATEMN; from the coding sequence ATGGAGCCTGGGACAAATTGTTTCAGAGTGGAGTTCCCCGACTTCTCCAGCACCATCTTGCAGAAGCTAAACCAACAACGCCAACAAGGGCAGTTGTGCGATGTTTCGATTGTTGTTCAGGGCCATCTCTTCAGAGCCCACAAAGCCGTCCTGGCAGCCAGCTCCCCTTACTTCTGCGACCAAGTGCTCCTGAAAAATAGCCGGAGGATCGTTCTGCCCGACGTCATGAACCCCAGAGTCTTTGAGAACATTCTCCTGTCAACATACACGGGACGGCTGGTCATGCCTGCTCCGGAGATTGTCAGCTACCTCACGGCAGCAAGCTTCCTTCAGATGTGGCACGTCGTAGACAAATGCACAGAGGTTTTGGAAGGGAACCCTTCAGTGCTTTGTCAGAAGCTGAACCGTACCAGCGACCATCAGTCTCCAAGCAGCAGTAACTATAATGGCCTCGTGGAAAGCTTTGAGCAGGCTGATTTTCACAAAGTGCAGGAACTACGGGATGGGGAGAATGAAGAGGAAAGTTCCAAGGATGAACTCTTATCTCAGCTAACAGAACATGAGTATCTTCCGAGCAATTCTTCCACAGAACATGACGGGCTGAGCACAGGGATGACCAGCCAGGATGGGGAAGAAGGGGTTAGCGATAGTGCAGATTATCAGTACACGAGGCCACTTTACAGCAAGCCTAGCATCATGTCTCACAAGCGGTGGATCCATGTCAAAACAGAGAGGTTCGTCCAGGACTGTGAAGCCGTGGAGGTGCATGGACCTTACGACGAACAGCAGGTGTCTGAGTCCATAAACACTGTCCAAGCTGACCATACTGTCCAGACCTCCGCTCCCGAAGATCTCCGCATCaccgagaaaaagggggaaagggagtaTGGCGAGCGAGCTAATGAAGGCAGTTACGACGAGcaagtggatttctatggctccTCCATGGAGGAGTTCTCCGGGGATCGGGCTGATGGGACTTTAAGCCTCCAGAGACAGGATGTGGCAGGTTATGGAGAAAGTGTGGATGCGACGCCAGGGATCAAAGAAGAAAACGCTCTCTCTGGGTTTTCTACAGCTGACAAGCTTTACCCGTGCCAATGTGGGAAAAGCTTTACGCATAAGAGCCAGAGGGACCGCCACATGGGTATGCACCTTGGGCTGCGGCCGTACGGCTGTGGCGTGTGCGGTAAGAAATTCAAAATGAAGCATCACCTTGTTGGGCACATGAAAATCCACACAGGCATCAAGCCTTATGAGTGCAACATTTGTGGGAAACGGTTCATGTGGAGGGACAGCTTCCATCGGCACGTTACATCCTGTACAAAGTCATACCAGGCTTGTAAAGTGGAGCAAAATGCTACTGAGATGAACTGA